A window of Caretta caretta isolate rCarCar2 chromosome 11, rCarCar1.hap1, whole genome shotgun sequence contains these coding sequences:
- the NEMP2 gene encoding nuclear envelope integral membrane protein 2 isoform X2 — translation MQPAGSPLRLLFLLSLAKASGAAAGTDKNCSHLKEMDIIQKPDADCYCFMQNGTKHLKYIWSALQVKINSTEMFKFVPISAESNCHNSETVFAFFKCVVQIIWQSEVSKEMVININQYGENMCFRVQPYKKVPYTVSVQRNMVDRKLVLLFIAGVFLFHFANALSRSAMFYYSAGVALGVLATLVFLLLTLKRFIPKHSTFGILMSGCWMSSLYFIYCLKGEMKWLWSEYRNYLLGYLLTVGFISFVVCYKHGPLTNERSITLLTWTLQLIAFVLIYFGVTIPQVAYAVIAIILCSRGLCYPLGMVCFVGRPQHYTDLNRGRNLDLHGSHSIEVWLCAGAGVHPYGAACRMETVVWNTFQS, via the exons ATGCAGCCCGCGGGCTCCCCACTGcggctcctcttcctcctctcgcTGGCCAAGGCAAGCGGGGCGGCGGCGGGAACAG ATAAAAACTGTAGCCATTTGAAGGAAATGGACATCATCCAAAAACCAGATGCAGATTGTTACTGTTTTATGCAAAATGGAACAAAgcacttaaaatatatttggtCAGCTCTTCAG GTGAAAATTAACAGCACAGAAATGTTCAAGTTTGTGCCTATCTCAGCTGAAAGCAATTGTCATAATTCAGAAACTGTTTTTGCATTTTTCAAGTGTGTTGTTCAAATCATTTGGCAATCAGAGGTATCTAAAGAAATGGTCATAAACATAAACCAATATGGAGAGAATATGTGTTTCAGAGTCCAACCGTACAAGAAGGTACCCTACACTGTGAGTGTACAACGAAACA TGGTGGATAGGAAACTCGTCCTTTTGTTTATAGCTGGTGTTTTTCTGTTCCATTTTGCAAATGCCTTGAGTAG GAGTGCTATGTTCTATTACTCTGCTGGAGTGGCACTGGGTGTTCTTGCTACGCTAGTCTTTCTCCTGTTGACACTTAAAAGATTTATTCCAAAG CACAGCACCTTCGGGATTTTAATGAGTGGTTGCTGGATGTCCTCTCTCTACTTTATTTACTGTTTGAAAGGGGAAATGAAGTGGCTGTGGTCTGAATATAGAAACTACTTACTGG GCTATCTTCTGACTGTTGGATTTATCAGCTTTGTGGTTTGTTACAAGCATGGACCACTTACCAATGAGCGAAGCATAACCCTCTTAACGTGGACATTACAATTAATAGCCTTTGTCTTGATTTATTTTGGTGTCACCATCCCACAGGTTGCATATGCAGTAATAGCTATCATCCTCTGTTCAAGAGGCCTGTGCTATCCCCTTGGCATGGTCTGTTTCGTGGGCAG GCCCCAACACTACACTGACCTCAATAGGGGGAGAAACCTGGACCTGCATGGATCCCACTCTATAGAAGTGTGGCTGTGTGCTGGAGCTGGGGTCCACCCATATGGAGCTGCTTGCAGGATGGAGACAGTAGTTTGGAACACTTTTCAATCCTGA
- the NEMP2 gene encoding nuclear envelope integral membrane protein 2 isoform X1: MQPAGSPLRLLFLLSLAKASGAAAGTDKNCSHLKEMDIIQKPDADCYCFMQNGTKHLKYIWSALQVKINSTEMFKFVPISAESNCHNSETVFAFFKCVVQIIWQSEVSKEMVININQYGENMCFRVQPYKKVPYTVSVQRNMVDRKLVLLFIAGVFLFHFANALSRSAMFYYSAGVALGVLATLVFLLLTLKRFIPKHSTFGILMSGCWMSSLYFIYCLKGEMKWLWSEYRNYLLGYLLTVGFISFVVCYKHGPLTNERSITLLTWTLQLIAFVLIYFGVTIPQVAYAVIAIILCSRGLCYPLGMVCFVGRKIKNFLKSKKRVFRLLTEEEYREQQETETVKALEELRSFCRSPDFSSWLAVSKLQSPKKFANFILGSPHVSPAEVNAYDEQYGIGGSFLEQQLFSPEPEPNLLANSIQEDDYDDDEMQEQNESENVSHSNNIGLF; this comes from the exons ATGCAGCCCGCGGGCTCCCCACTGcggctcctcttcctcctctcgcTGGCCAAGGCAAGCGGGGCGGCGGCGGGAACAG ATAAAAACTGTAGCCATTTGAAGGAAATGGACATCATCCAAAAACCAGATGCAGATTGTTACTGTTTTATGCAAAATGGAACAAAgcacttaaaatatatttggtCAGCTCTTCAG GTGAAAATTAACAGCACAGAAATGTTCAAGTTTGTGCCTATCTCAGCTGAAAGCAATTGTCATAATTCAGAAACTGTTTTTGCATTTTTCAAGTGTGTTGTTCAAATCATTTGGCAATCAGAGGTATCTAAAGAAATGGTCATAAACATAAACCAATATGGAGAGAATATGTGTTTCAGAGTCCAACCGTACAAGAAGGTACCCTACACTGTGAGTGTACAACGAAACA TGGTGGATAGGAAACTCGTCCTTTTGTTTATAGCTGGTGTTTTTCTGTTCCATTTTGCAAATGCCTTGAGTAG GAGTGCTATGTTCTATTACTCTGCTGGAGTGGCACTGGGTGTTCTTGCTACGCTAGTCTTTCTCCTGTTGACACTTAAAAGATTTATTCCAAAG CACAGCACCTTCGGGATTTTAATGAGTGGTTGCTGGATGTCCTCTCTCTACTTTATTTACTGTTTGAAAGGGGAAATGAAGTGGCTGTGGTCTGAATATAGAAACTACTTACTGG GCTATCTTCTGACTGTTGGATTTATCAGCTTTGTGGTTTGTTACAAGCATGGACCACTTACCAATGAGCGAAGCATAACCCTCTTAACGTGGACATTACAATTAATAGCCTTTGTCTTGATTTATTTTGGTGTCACCATCCCACAGGTTGCATATGCAGTAATAGCTATCATCCTCTGTTCAAGAGGCCTGTGCTATCCCCTTGGCATGGTCTGTTTCGTGGGCAG aaaaatcaagaattttttaaaatcaaaaaaaCGAGTGTTTCGGCTCCTTACTGAAGAGGAATACAGGGAGCAGCAGGAAACAGAGACTGTGAAAGCCTTGGAGGAGCTACGCTCATTCTGTAGGAGTCCAGATTTCTCATCATGGTTAGCCGTGTCCAAACTCCAGTCCCCTAAAAA atttgcaaactttattttgGGATCTCCCCACGTGTCACCTGCAGAAGTGAATGCATATGATGAGCAATATGGCATTGGAGGCTCCTTCTTGGAACAGCAGCTCTTTAGCCCAGAGCCAGAGCCGAACCTACTAGCTAATTCCATTCAGGAGgatgattatgatgatgatgaaatgCAGGAACAAAACGAAAGTGAAAATGTTTCACACTCCAACAATATTGGATTATTCTGA